One genomic region from Nocardioides plantarum encodes:
- a CDS encoding thymidylate synthase, producing the protein MRAYLDLVQRVLDEGVEKADRTGTGTLSVFGHQLRFDLTEGFPLVTTKKVHTRSIFAELLWFLRGDTNVKWLQDRGVTIWDEWADADGDLGPVYGYQWRSWPTPDGHHVDQIAQVVEQIRADPDSRRHVVSAWNVADIPAMALAPCHTMFQFYVADGRLSCQLYQRSADVFLGVPFNIASYALLTHMVAQVTGLEVGDFVHTFGDAHLYTNHLDQARLQLTREPRPLPRLVLDPTVTDLAAFDLEHIAVEGYDPHPGIKAPIAV; encoded by the coding sequence GTGCGCGCCTACCTCGACCTCGTCCAACGCGTCCTCGACGAGGGCGTCGAGAAGGCGGACCGCACCGGCACCGGCACCCTCTCGGTCTTCGGCCACCAGCTGCGCTTCGACCTGACCGAGGGCTTCCCGCTGGTGACGACCAAGAAGGTCCACACGCGCTCGATCTTCGCCGAGCTGCTGTGGTTCCTGCGCGGCGACACCAACGTCAAGTGGCTGCAGGACCGCGGCGTCACCATCTGGGACGAGTGGGCCGACGCCGACGGCGACCTCGGGCCCGTCTACGGCTACCAGTGGCGCTCGTGGCCGACGCCCGACGGCCACCACGTCGACCAGATCGCCCAGGTCGTCGAGCAGATCCGCGCCGACCCCGACTCCCGCCGCCACGTCGTCTCGGCCTGGAACGTCGCCGACATCCCCGCCATGGCGTTGGCGCCGTGCCACACGATGTTCCAGTTCTACGTCGCCGACGGCCGGCTCTCGTGCCAGCTCTACCAGCGCTCGGCCGACGTCTTCCTCGGTGTCCCGTTCAACATCGCGTCCTACGCGCTGCTGACCCACATGGTCGCCCAGGTCACCGGCCTCGAGGTCGGCGACTTCGTGCACACCTTCGGCGACGCCCACCTCTACACCAACCACCTCGACCAGGCCCGCCTCCAGCTCACCCGCGAGCCCCGCCCGCTCCCACGGCTCGTCCTGGACCCCACGGTCACCGACCTCGCGGCCTTCGACCTCGAGCACATCGCCGTCGAGGGCTACGACCCCCACCCCGGCATCAAGGCGCCGATCGCGGTCTGA
- a CDS encoding PhzF family phenazine biosynthesis protein translates to MPAFRQVDVFSSEPLLGNPVAVVHDADALTDEQMAAFARWTNLSETTFLLSPSAPGADYRVRIWTPGGELPFAGHPTLGSAHAWLEAGGAPASTDVVVQECPAGLVDVRREERLTFAAPPLVRSGPVAEPDLAHALRVLGLAPDDLVEAAWIDNGPGWMGLLVTDAETVLACRPDYRAFDDLKVGIVGPWREGAGPDGCAVEVRAFCPGYGPEEDPVTGSLNAGIGQWLGGRVLPSSYVAAQGTVLQRRGRVHVTRVDDVVWVGGDTRTTVVGTVGLGD, encoded by the coding sequence GTGCCCGCCTTCCGCCAGGTCGACGTCTTCTCCAGCGAGCCGCTGCTCGGCAACCCGGTCGCGGTCGTCCACGACGCCGACGCCCTCACCGACGAGCAGATGGCCGCCTTCGCCCGGTGGACCAACCTGTCCGAGACGACCTTCCTGCTGTCGCCGTCGGCGCCCGGCGCCGACTACCGGGTCCGCATCTGGACCCCCGGCGGCGAGCTGCCGTTCGCCGGCCACCCGACCCTCGGCTCGGCGCACGCCTGGCTCGAGGCCGGGGGAGCGCCGGCGTCCACCGACGTGGTCGTGCAGGAGTGCCCGGCCGGGTTGGTCGACGTACGCCGGGAGGAGCGGTTGACCTTCGCGGCTCCGCCTCTCGTGCGCTCGGGTCCGGTCGCCGAGCCCGACCTCGCGCACGCCCTCCGGGTGCTGGGGCTCGCGCCCGACGACCTCGTGGAGGCGGCCTGGATCGACAACGGGCCGGGTTGGATGGGCCTGCTCGTCACCGACGCCGAGACGGTGCTGGCGTGCCGACCCGACTACCGCGCCTTCGACGACCTCAAGGTCGGGATCGTCGGGCCCTGGCGCGAGGGCGCGGGTCCCGACGGGTGCGCCGTCGAGGTGCGGGCGTTCTGCCCGGGCTACGGCCCCGAGGAGGACCCGGTGACCGGCTCGCTCAACGCCGGCATCGGCCAGTGGCTCGGTGGACGGGTGCTCCCGTCGTCGTACGTCGCCGCGCAGGGCACGGTGCTGCAGCGACGGGGGAGGGTCCACGTGACGCGTGTGGACGACGTGGTCTGGGTCGGCGGGGACACCCGGACGACGGTCGTCGGAACGGTCGGTCTCGGCGACTAG
- the gcvT gene encoding glycine cleavage system aminomethyltransferase GcvT, with amino-acid sequence MSEAAGPPEPLRSPLHDRHAALGARFADFGGWTMPLQYAGVVEEHTAVRTAVGVFDVSHLGKALVAGPGAAAFVNATLSNDLRKIAPGQAQYTLCCDDETGGIVDDLIAYYRDDEHVFLIPNAANTAEVVRLLRAAAPDGVEVTDQHRDFVVLAVQGPRSDEVLEAVGLPTGHDYMSFVEAPYADSQVTVCRTGYTGERGYELVAPNAVAVELWDALLAAGEPLGVAPCGLGARDTLRTEMGYPLHGQDISLSVTPNQARLGWAVGWKKDAFWGRDALLAEKQAGPRRRLVALESTGRAIPRPHMSVSLTPDVLLGEITSGTFSPTLKKGIALALLSTVVDPEAQVGVDVRGRRELFQVRPLPFVDTSVRES; translated from the coding sequence ATGTCCGAGGCTGCCGGTCCCCCTGAGCCGCTGCGCTCGCCCCTGCACGACCGACACGCGGCGCTCGGCGCCAGGTTCGCCGACTTCGGCGGGTGGACGATGCCGCTGCAGTACGCCGGCGTGGTCGAGGAGCACACCGCCGTCCGCACCGCCGTCGGCGTGTTCGACGTCAGCCACCTCGGCAAGGCGCTGGTCGCCGGGCCCGGTGCCGCTGCGTTCGTCAACGCCACGCTGTCCAACGACCTGCGCAAGATCGCGCCCGGCCAGGCCCAGTACACGCTGTGCTGCGACGACGAGACCGGCGGCATCGTCGACGACCTCATCGCCTACTACCGCGACGACGAGCACGTCTTCCTGATCCCCAACGCGGCCAACACCGCCGAGGTCGTGCGCCTGCTGCGCGCCGCCGCGCCCGACGGCGTCGAGGTGACCGACCAGCACCGCGACTTCGTCGTGCTGGCCGTGCAGGGCCCGCGCAGCGACGAGGTGCTCGAGGCGGTCGGGCTGCCGACCGGCCACGACTACATGAGCTTCGTCGAGGCGCCGTACGCCGACAGCCAGGTCACCGTGTGCCGCACCGGCTACACCGGTGAGCGGGGCTACGAGCTCGTCGCACCCAACGCCGTCGCCGTCGAGCTGTGGGACGCGCTGCTCGCCGCCGGGGAGCCGCTGGGCGTCGCGCCCTGTGGGCTGGGCGCACGCGACACGCTGCGCACCGAGATGGGCTACCCGCTCCACGGCCAGGACATCTCGCTCTCCGTCACCCCCAACCAGGCCCGCCTGGGCTGGGCGGTCGGGTGGAAGAAGGACGCCTTCTGGGGCCGCGACGCGCTCCTGGCCGAGAAGCAGGCCGGTCCCCGGCGTCGCCTGGTCGCCCTGGAGTCGACCGGCCGGGCGATTCCCCGGCCCCACATGAGCGTGTCGCTGACGCCCGACGTGCTGCTCGGCGAGATCACGTCCGGCACGTTCTCGCCGACGCTCAAGAAGGGCATCGCGCTCGCCCTGCTGTCGACCGTCGTCGACCCCGAGGCCCAGGTGGGCGTCGACGTCCGCGGCCGTCGTGAGCTCTTCCAGGTCCGCCCCCTGCCCTTCGTCGACACCTCCGTGCGGGAGTCCTGA